In one Dermatophagoides farinae isolate YC_2012a chromosome 4, ASM2471394v1, whole genome shotgun sequence genomic region, the following are encoded:
- the Sec63 gene encoding translocation protein Sec63, giving the protein MAGTKFQYDESGTTFYYFVLAFLTMILAPCTYLFWPCDKDKDDVHKERKSAQSIDNNSPYKQRFIQQCRCEPCLIKEHYMKLKEPSRTVRKRLTKIVLIVSWIGLIVFAYKVSEIQPDYVTFDPFEILGIDPQSSSAEIKKAYRRLSLIYHPDKETGDEKKFMKITKAYAALTDEQARKNWEEYGNPDGPGAMSFGIALPSWIVEKENSVFVLMVYVLMLMIVLPVCVRIWWSNSSKYGDFKVLLDTSQLYLYYINKSPQMMLRRVLMVICASLEFDKSHNGEIQERPADNVEIPKLMKQIPNLAMNNKERPLCFEYSLKARTLMYAHLLRISLPSMALEQDKKYILSKIPYLIQEFVQCSSQLTFLYLSRRIARCPSLDTMENAMKMNALVVQAMWSNKNSMLQLPHITEDMLRYFINRRRNIRNMQQLASLPNEDRRQMLARLNDEQYCDLLNVLGRMPLLDVDVRSEVIDDEDTATITAGALVTVFVKLTRQPMSKLFKDLSLVNENNTYSSNHLAASSLSPAANSELVIDPDEQDENKSAAKKSSKPWEKQSKGKKKAKPKKKQPLRQRQNQQRSQQQQQQQKGGSQDGSKVKQQHSEENVSENCSDNEAHHHHNHSQENSGSESDSDAKESEPTTKRGKESEEPDENEESVARPSAANNKTQSNDDNDDDDWSIVKQNLPKKEIFKAVSKMSHSVHCPYYPEDKQEHWWIYITDRKKMSVKTIPYFMTNLVDREEVELKFMAPQEPGSYQYMVNVRCDSYVDMDYFKTLKLDVKEAPKEIVSHPQWEMSEEEDDQQPEDDSAASDSDLIASDDDDDEDNGDNMTAGNRHHHSRHRHDDDDVDDDDDDDYDEPEDDD; this is encoded by the exons ATGGCCGGAACAAAATTCCAATATGACGAAAGTGGAACGACATTCTactattttgttttggcaTTCCTTACCATGATCCTTGCGCCATGTACCTATTTATTTTGGCCATGTGACAAAGACAAAGATGATGTTCACAAGGAACGAAAATCAGcccaatcaatcgataataattcacCGTACAAGCAACGGTTCATACAGCAGTGCCGTTGTGAGCCTTGTTTGATCAAAGAACATTAcatgaaattgaaagaacCATCTAGAACGGTTCGTAAACGGTTAACGAAAATTGTGCTAATTGTCTCCTGGATCGGATTGATTGTATTTGCATACAAAGTATCAGAAATTCAGCCCGACTACGTAACATTTGATCCGTTCGAGATATTGGGTATCGATCCACAATCATCAAGTGCTGAAATCAAGAAAGCTTACCGTCGTCTATCTTTGATCTACCACCCGGACAAAGAGACtggtgatgaaaagaaatttatgaaaatcaCAAAAGCTTATGCAGCGTTAACCGATGAACAAGCTCGTAAAAACTGGGAAGAATATGGAAATCCAGACGGCCCAGGTGCTATGTCATTCGGTATCGCATTGCCGTCATGGATCGTCGAAAAGGAAAATTCAGTGTTCGTATTGATGGTCTACGTACTCATGTTAATGATTGTATTGCCCGTTTGTGTTCGTATATGGTGGTCAAATTCGTCGAAATATGGCGATTTCAAAGTGCTTCTTGACACTTCACAATTGTACTTGtattatataaacaaaaGTCCTCAGATGATGCTTCGTCGTGTGTTGATGGTCATCTGTGCATCATTGGAATTTGACAAATCACACAATGGTGAGATACAAGAACGGCCCGCCGATAATGTCGAGATACCGAAactaatgaaacaaattccGAATCTGGCCATGAATAATAAGGAACGTCCACTGTGTTTTGAATATAGTCTCAAAGCTCGAACCCTAATGTACGCTCATCTTTTACGAATTTCGTTGCCATCGATGGCTTTGGAACAGGACAAAAAATACATCCTTAGCAAAATCCCATATCTGATCCAGGAATTCGTACAATGTAGCTCACAATTGACGTTCCTCTATCTATCTCGTCGAATAGCAAGATGTCCATCGTTAGATACGATGGAGAATGCTATGAAAATGAACGCTCTTGTCGTGCAGGCAATGTGGTCGAATAAGAATTCTATGTTACAATTGCCACACATAACCGAAGATATGCTACGTTACTTTATTAATCGCCGTCGTAATATTCGAAACATGCAGCAATTGGCCTCATTACCCAATGAAGATCGTCGACAAATGTTGGCACGACTCAATGATGAACAGTATTGTGATCTGTTGAATGTTCTTGGCCGGATGCCATTGTTGGATGTGGATGTCCGGTCGGAagtaatcgatgatgaagatacGGCCACTATCACAGCTGGCGCATTAGTCACTGTGTTTGTTAAGCTCACTCGACAACCAATGTCGAAACTGTTTAAAGATTTGTCTTTGGTCAACGAGAATAATACTTATTCGAGCAATCATCTTGCTGCATCGAGCTTATCGCCTGCTGCCAATAGTGAATTAGTTATCGATCCTGATGAACAGGATGAGAATAAATCTGCAGCGAAAAAGAGCAGCAAACCATGGGAAAAGCAATCgaaaggaaaaaagaaagCTAAACCGAAAAAGAAGCAGCCACTAAGACAACGTCAGAATCAGCAACGatcgcaacaacaacaacaacagcagaaaGGAGGATCCCAAGATGGGAGCAAAGTGAAGCAACAACATTCTGAGGAAAATGTCTCAGAAAATTGTTCCGACAACgaagctcatcatcatcacaatcattccCAGGAAAATTCTGGTTCTGAATCGGATTCCGACGCAAAGGAATCAGAACCGACGACCAAACGTGGCAAAGAAAGTGAAGAACCAGACGAAAATGAGGAATCGGTAGCCAGGCCAAGTGCtgcaaataataaaacgcaatcaaacgatgataatgacgatgatgattggtcaATCGTTAAGCAGAATCTgccgaaaaaagaaattttcaaagcAGTATCGAAAATGTCGCACAGTGTGCATTGTCCTTATTACCCAGAAGACAAACAAGAACATTGGTGGATCTACATAACTGATCGGAAAAAGATGTCAGTAAAGACGATACCATATTTCATGACCAATCTTGTCGACCGTGAAGAAGTAGAGCTGAAATTCATGGCACCACAAGAGCCTGGATCCTATCAATATATGGTCAATGTCAGATGTGATTCATATGTCGATATGGATTATTTCAAAACACTCAAG TTGGATGTGAAAGAAGCACCGAAAGAGATTGTTTCACATCCACAATGGGAAATGTCTGAAGAGGAAGATGATCAACAGCCGGAAGATGATTCGGCTGCATCCGATTCTGATCTGATTgctagtgatgatgatgacgatgaagacAATGGCGATAATATGACTGCTGgaaatcgtcatcatcactcTCGCCACAgacacgatgatgatgatgttgatgatgacgacgacgatgattatgacgaACCGGAAGATGATGACTGA
- the LOC124489972 gene encoding cytochrome P450 3A40: MHPWSLLLLSYFLWTITVYILWRLIKWSCQRYRLLQTFRRAGISGPKPNFLFGNIRLFDKQYLWRSMDKWFEQYGHTFGYFRGDRAVLVTKNIPLIKQIFIQRARQFPNRLRLMLELQPFSSSILALRDDRWRQVRRVLTPAFNSTRIKSSVLANQMIGESVFRLMAILKEPETCPGYIQIQSDDNGKLIVNVSEMSKRYTLDTISHYAFAIDNEDFYRQSPLFTMVEHFFVNNCDTVLVRSAMIYPFMKNLLKFINDHISSGPIIDHLTGYLRQQIFRYEKQQQQCHNNNYGQQDDFDIGVRKNLLDFVLHHLNLNNLSHDELIGNLLVILMAGYETTAFAISFVLFNLARHTHVQDRLRQQQMDGELLDRIIYESLRLYPPVIDYLIREISDHTNCDNYEFELDSEMKILPNNVAIQVPVWTIHHDQEIWPKPYRFDPDRNGLPTTITAANDPKFLAFGLSQRSCIGGSLAMAEIRAIITRLVCDYRIELCPGRDYQYDSNGMLRVDAHAELIKPYDNIWLQFQRLNA, translated from the exons ATGCATCCTTGGTccttattattgttatcataCTTTCTATGGACAATCACAGTGTACATTCTATGGAGATTGATAAAATGGTCTTGCCAAAGGTATAGATTGTTACAAACATTTCGACGGGCTGGAATTTCTGGACCAAAaccaaattttctttttggtaaTATTCGATTGTTTGACAAACAATATCTATGGCGATCAATGGACAAATGGTTCGAACAATATGGCCATACTTTTGGCTATTTCCGAGGTGATCGAGCTGTATTGGTGACGAAGAATATTCCGCTCATAAAgcaaatattcattcaacgGGCACGACAATTTCCCAATCGTTTACGGCTGATGTTAGAATTGCAACCATTTAGTTCGTCCATTCTGGCATTGAGAG ATGATCGCTGGCGTCAAGTTCGTCGTGTATTAACACCGGCATTCAATTCGACTAGAATAAAATCATCTGTTTTAGCTAACCAAATGATTGGCGAATCGGTGTTTCGTCTAATGGCCATTTTGAAAGAACCTGAAACATGCCCCGGttacattcaaattcaatcagaTGATAACGGAAAATTAATCGTGAATGTAAGCGAAATGTCAAAACGCTATACATTGGACACAATCAGTCATTATGCATTTGCCATCGACAATGAAGATTTTTACAGACAATCACCACTATTCACTATGgtggaacatttttttgttaacaATTGTGACACTGTTTTGGTTCGATCAGCCATGATATATCCGTTCATGAAAAATCTgttgaaattcatcaacGATCACATTAGTTCTGGtccaatcattgatcatttgacCGGTTATCTTAGGCAACAGATTTTCCGTTAcgagaaacaacaacagcaatgcCATAACAATAATTATGGACAACAAGATGATTTCGACATTGGTGTGCGTAAAAATCTATTGGATTTTGTTCTTCATCACCTCAATCTAAACAATCTTTCtcatgatgaattgatcGGTAATCTATTGGTCATTCTGATGGCTGGATATGAAACCACTGCTTTCGCtatttcattcgttttgttcaatttggCTCGACATACTCATGTACAAGATCGATTGAGACAACAACAGATGGATGGTGAATTGTTGGATCGAATCATTTATGAATCATTGCGTCTATATCCTCCGGTCATCGATTATCTCATACGAGAAATCAGTGATCACACCAATTGTGACAATTATGAGTTTGAACTTGATtcggaaatgaaaattttgccCAACAATGTTGCCATACAAGTGCCCGTTTGGACCATTCACCATGATCAGGAAATATGGCCAAAACCTTATCGTTTTGATCCTGATCGTAATGGattaccaacaacaataacggcCGCTAATGATCCAAAATTTTTAGCGTTTGGCTTAAGTCAACGTAGTTGCATTGGTGGATCGTTAGCTATGGCCGAAATACGGGCTATAATCACTCGTTTAGTATGTGATTATCGAATCGAATTATGTCCTGGACGAGATTATCAATATGATTCAAACGGAATGCTTCGAGTGGATGCACATGCAGAATTGATAAAACCTTATGACAATATTTGGTTACAATTTCAACGGCTGAAtgcttga
- the PIP4K gene encoding phosphatidylinositol 5-phosphate 4-kinase translates to MSSNHSTTKPMKVKTKRFKPKHQKAKLFRASEPLFSVFMWGINHTINELTHVNTPVMLMPDDFKAYTKVKIDNHCFNKENMPSHFKVKEYCPLVFQNLRERFHIDDVDYMNSLTKHQPREHLVSGKTSTKFYESYDRLFLLKILTSEEVESMHHLLKEYHPYIVERHGKTLLPQYLGMYRITVDGTETYICVMRNICSSQFINVHRIYDLKGSTVDREASEKDKTLDVPIYKDNDFTRDGVRIYAEEEWKKKFFEMLEADTTFLMKKNIMDYSLCVAIHDCERAEQEAQQRHAEGLNSQFSAEDEEAETSGDNCCQDQAPNSMLSPPDSPESQSQPKMSADSDNVLLYSSENAIDSSRDIYAVIATKDSPRREIYFIGIVDILTQFGIRKRTALAAKTVKHGTTAEISTVHPEQYAKRFCEFITKVIQ, encoded by the exons atgtcaTCGAATCATTCAACAACGAAACCAATGAAAGTGAAGACAAAACGTTTCAAGCCGAAACATCAGAAAGCGAAATTGTTTCGTGCATCGGAACCATTGTTTTCTGTATTCATGTGGGGTATCAATCATACGATCAATGAATTGACACATGTGAACACCCCGGTCATGTTGATGCCCGATGATTTTAAGGCTTACACAAAGGTTAAAATCGATAACCATTGTTTCAACAAGGAGAACATGCCTTCCCATTTCAAAGTGAAGGAATATTGTCCACTCGTCTTTCAGAATCTACGTGAACGGTTCCATATTGACGATGTTGACTATATGAATTCATTGACCAAACATCAGCCGCGTGAACATCTTGTATCAGGCAAAACGAGCACCAAATTCTACGAGTCCTATGATCGATTATTTCTGTTAAAAATATTGACCAGTGAAGAAGTGGAATCGATGCATCATCTACTGAAGGAATATCATCCGTACATCGTGGAAAGACATGGCAAAACATTGTTGCCTCAATATCTGGGCATGTATCGTATAACAGTGGATGGAACCGAAACATACATCTGTGTGATGCGAAACATTTGCTCTTCACAATTCATCAATGTTCATCGAATCTATGATCTCAAAGGCTCGACCGTCGATCGTGAAGCAAGCGAAAAAGACAAAACACTTGATGTGCCCATCTACAAGGACAATGATTTCACTCGTGATGGTGTACGTATCTATGCAGAGgaagaatggaaaaagaaattcttcgAAATGCTCGAAGCAGACACAACGTTCCTGATGAAAAAGAACATTATGGACTATTCGCTTTGTGTTGCCATACATGATTGTGAACGAGCCGAACAAGAAGCCCAACAACGACATGCCGAAGGTCTAAACTCACAATTCAGCGCTGAAGATGAAGAAGCCGAAACAAGTGGCGATAATTGTTGCCAAGATCAAGCCCCGAATTCGATGCTTTCACCACCGGATTCACCAGAATCACAATCACAACCAAAAATGTCTGCCGATTCGGACAATGTGCTTCTTTATTCCAGTGAGAATGCTATCGACTCATCCAGAGACATTTATGCTGTCATTGCCACCAAAG ATTCGCCAAGGCGAGAAATCTATTTCATCGGTATAGTCGATATTCTTACACAATTCGGTATTCGTAAGCGTACGGCATTAGCAGCCAAAACGGTTAAACATGGAACGACAGCTGAAATATCTACAGTCCACCCGGAACAGTATGCCAAACGTTTCTGTGAGTTTATCACTAAAGTGATTCAATAG
- the LOC124489998 gene encoding uncharacterized protein LOC124489998, which translates to MATTTIDIADPTFLKCFQNHRFSINWISFSPNSQYLCSASDDNNAMLWRLDDEQRTNTCYKFVGHKNSVTSVAMTDSFMISVSKDCTARLWRINQDDVSNCSSDSIQYRCHKSPINSVHINMDGSQFCTASDDQTVKVWSTACANKLLFTLSGGHSNWVRHARYSKLNANLLSSCADDGTICIWDIRSKEAAIRLSSKRRSTHFLGVQWHPTCEYIMSSSSSDCLLRIWDLRYEKTIQFYQLHNGIVSSSDFHPNGNYLISSSIDHTCKIIDLLEGRNLFTLKAHTGPVNCAQFSPDGKYFATAGQDHVILLWQSNLSNIDANEHSDNDDDDDDIRSIGFDPTQQMNNAFDVTTKSSSNTMTSKKMNGNSSDDLLGEHSLKVTNSVSILKCILQQLETMTDSILQIDQRLTQLEEKFQSISFTKN; encoded by the coding sequence ATGGCCACAACAACTATAGACATTGCCGATCCAACATTCCTGAAATGTTTCCAGAATCATCGTTTCTCCATCAATTGGATTTCATTCTCACCGAATTCTCAATATCTATGTTCAGCTtcggatgataataatgctaTGCTTTGGCGTCTAGATGATGAACAACGCACAAATACATGCTATAAATTTGTTGGTCACAAGAATTCCGTTACTTCAGTTGCAATGACCGATAGTTTTATGATTTCTGTATCCAAAGATTGTACGGCACGACTTTGGCGAATCAATCAAGATGATGTTAGCAATTGTTCATCCGATTCGATACAATACCGATGTCATAAATCGCCCATAAACAGTGTTCATATCAATATGGATGGTAGTCAATTCTGTACGGCCAGTGATGATCAAACGGTGAAAGTATGGTCCACTGCTTGTGCCAATAAATTACTATTCACCCTAAGCGGTGGCCATTCCAATTGGGTTCGTCATGCTCGATACTCGAAATTAAATGCTAATCTTTTGTCATCCTGTGCTGATGATGGTACGATATGCATTTGGGATATTCGATCCAAAGAAGCGGCCATCCGCCTCTCATCGAAACGACGATCCACTCATTTTCTTGGCGTTCAATGGCATCCAACATGTGAGTAcataatgtcatcatcaagttcGGATTGTCTTTTACGAATCTGGGATCTACGATACGAAAAAACGATACAATTCTATCAGCTACACAATGGTATTGTATCGTCTAGTGATTTCCATCCAAATGGCAACTATTTAATCAGTTCGTCGATTGATCATACTTgtaaaataatcgatttacTCGAAGGTCGAAATCTGTTCACGCTAAAAGCTCATACCGGACCAGTCAATTGTGCTCAATTCTCACCTgatggaaaatattttgcAACTGCTGGTCAGGATCATGTCATTCTATTATGGCAAAGTAATCTGTCTAACATTGATGCTAATGAACAttccgataatgatgacgatgatgatgatatcagaAGCATTGGTTTTGATCCAActcaacaaatgaacaatgcATTCGATGTGACCACCAAAAGCAGTAGTAACACGATGAcgtcgaaaaaaatgaatggaaattcATCAGATGATTTACTCGGTGAACATTCATTAAAAGTGACCAATTCTGTGAGCATACTAAAATGCATACTTCAACAATTGGAAACTATGACTGATTCGATATTGCAGATTGACCAACGATTAACGCAGCTCGAGGAGAAATTTCAATCCATTTCGTTCACTAAGAATTGA
- the LOC124489982 gene encoding uncharacterized protein LOC124489982: protein MSSSNSNSDYRQTPSGLTGKTIVSSSSSYHYTSNTTSYTTTTSSSSTYTAASTGGGIHSQPYRNYLTDRNHFYHSASQPTTFTTSSSSAARPTSTIISSVQQSTAQQQQVPSARDQYQQQQQQQQQQQSKHQQSLFSSLGIHSKLNGGGSKQSLNSQSSNNHKMASANNKHQQRSSSSLAIDGGYGGPKTSIDNIDDDDDYDLYPQTTCSKLLYGLLWLLAQIGLFGSVAALVYWFFKYDKGFAYQNDKRKMYNLHAFLMLTGFIFVNGQSMLIYKTYLCCKKIYNKIAHAFFFVISIGLVSFGFLIGFQAQSIASSPDQQVQHFYSLHSWIGLTTCALFALQFLFGFITFLVLLCCDRSTAGYRARFLPTHITFGVVIFVLAIAACLAGLLQTARSRLAGPSLTEPGRFDYRDMRIEDFNIFLNAGIVINLVGACLILLAILMPYLVLNFSRNRPSTFYVN from the exons ATGTCGAGTAGCAACAGTAATAGCGATTATCGTCAAACACCATCCGGTCTAACTGGCAAGACGATAGTGTCAAGTTCAAGTTCGTATCATTACACATCGAATACTACGTCGTATACAACGACCACTTCCAGTTCGAGTACGTATACCGCCGCATCCACTGGTGGTGGTATCCATAGCCAACCATATCGTAACTATTTGACCGATCGAAATCATTTCTATCATTCAGCAAGTCAACCCACCACATTCACAACTAGTTCGTCATCAGCAGCTCGACCAACATCCACTATAATTAGCTCGGTACAACAATCAACCGCTCAGCAGCAACAGGTTCCGTCTGCTCGTGaccaatatcaacaacaacaacaacaacagcagcagcagcaaagtAAGCATCAGCAATCactgttttcatcattgggAATCCATAGCAAATTGAACGGCGGAGGCTCCAAACAATCACTAAATTCTCAATCATCCAACAATCATAAAATGGCATCAGCCAACaataaacatcaacaacgtTCCAGTTCTTCATTGGCAATCGATGGTGGCTATGGTGGCCCGAAAACATCGATCgacaacattgatgatgatgatgattacgatcTTTATCCACAAACTACATGTTCTAAATTGCTTTATGGACTACTGTGGTTATTGGCACAAATTGGTCTATTCGGTTCTGTAGCTGCATTGGTCTATTGGTTCTTCAAATATGATAAAGGTTTTGCTTACCAGAATGATAAACGTAAAATGTACAATTTGCATGCCTTTCTGATGCTCACCGGATTTATCTTTGTCAACGGACAAT CAATGTTGATTTATAAGACGTATTTGtgttgtaaaaaaatatacaacaaGATAGCACATGCTTTCTTCTTTGTTATCTCGATCGGTTTGGTATCGTTTGGCTTTCTTATCGGTTTCCAGGCTCAATCGATCGCTTCAAGTCCTGATCAACAAGTTCAGCACTTTTATTCACTTCATTCATGGATCGGTCTAACTACCTGCGCTTTGTTCGCCCTTCAG tttttgtttggtttcaTCACATTTTTGGTTCTGCTCTGTTGTGATCGTTCAACTGCCGGATATCGAGCCCGATTCCTACCAACGCATATCACTTTTGGTGTCGTGATTTTTGTGTTGGCTATTGCTGCCTGTTTGGCTGGCCTTTTACAAACAGCTCGTTCTCGTTTGGCTGGACCATCGCTTACCGAACCTGGAAGATTCGATTATCGTGATATGCGAATCGAagatttcaacattttcctCAACGCTGGTATTGTCATCAATTTGGTCGGCGCTTGTCTCATATTATTGGCCATTCTCATGCCATATTTGGTGCTAAATTTCAGCCGAAATCGACCATCCACATTTTATGTCAACTAA
- the LOC124490005 gene encoding ribitol-5-phosphate xylosyltransferase 1, with amino-acid sequence MFTVVKCRLCTICILIAVNIGFIVYLATNVDQSLDDDDDCDRWMDQSLVNGDHQESPINVEVWSKSAIGQYFWETILGGHIESKMMNDLYMEGWKTIGPVRFHFRTGPSLKPESYPSFRPANLVLILNWRSVDKINYANKWLRTLFEDLSGVPSNVGIIALGNEFCNNTWFTDLYVDNGRYRNLRFLFLVYDSPLIDNQLIYQWPLGVATYRHFPSPYTTDDDHKIDLQSSRPYVCNFIATIYQNSSRQELQNLFINKVHNWNHGCLIKTRSKWMANENVESMDSYVQALHSSDLTLCPSGLNVECYRILEAVEYGSIPVIEEIVNTNDHNQCDRIQILRLFKQFDAPFIYVRNWTEQLPDLLTQYNALNLRERVKKRIQLIKWYHHFRIRLRNHFVNVLHKRFVH; translated from the coding sequence ATGTTTACAGTGGTAAAATGTCGTTTGTGTACAATATGTATTCTAATTGCTGTTAACATTGGTTTTATTGTCTATCTGGCCACTAATGTTGATCAAAgtctcgatgatgatgatgattgtgatcgATGGATGGATCAATCACTTGTGAATGGTGATCACCAGGAATCACCCATCAATGTAGAAGTATGGAGTAAATCTGCTATTGGTCAATATTTTTGGGAAACTATCCTCGGTGGACatatcgaatcaaaaatgatgaatgatctATACATGGAAGGTTGGAAAACTATCGGACCGGtgcgttttcattttcgaacTGGTCCATCGCTCAAACCGGAAAGCTATCCATCATTCAGGCCAGCCAATTTGGTGCTCATTCTAAATTGGCGTAGTGTtgacaaaatcaattatgCTAATAAATGGCTTCGTACATTATTCGAGGATCTGAGTGGTGTGCCATCTAATGTAGGCATCATAGCATTGGGAAATGAATTCTGTAACAACACTTGGTTTACCGATCTATACGTCGATAATGGAAGATATCGGAATCTACGTTTCTTGTTTCTGGTATATGACTCTCCATTGATCGATAACCAATTGATATATCAATGGCCATTGGGCGTTGCAACATATCGTCATTTTCCTTCTCCCTATACaactgatgatgaccataagATTGATCTTCAATCATCGAGGCCATATGTTTGTAATTTTATCGCCACTATTTATCAAAATTCTTCCCGTCAAGAGcttcaaaatttattcatcaacaaagtCCACAATTGGAATCATGGCTGCTTAATCAAAACTCGTTCAAAATGGATGGCCAATGAAAATGTAGAATCAATGGACAGTTATGTCCAAGCTTTACATTCATCGGATTTAACATTATGTCCTTCGGGTTTAAATGTTGAATGTTATCGAATTTTGGAAGCCGTCGAATATGGATCCATACCCGTGATCGAAGAGATTGTCAATACCAATGACCACAATCAATGTGATCGAATACAGATATTACGATTATTCAAACAATTCGATGCTCCATTCATCTATGTTCGCAATTGGACTGAACAATTACCAGATTTGTTGACACAATACAATGCTCTTAATTTACGTGAACGTgtaaaaaaacgaattcaACTAATCAAGtggtatcatcattttcgaaTTCGATTACGGAATCATTTTGTTAATGTTTTGCATAAACGAtttgttcattga
- the LOC124490009 gene encoding uncharacterized protein LOC124490009 — MAQICQFLIANMDSSTSKTSRINQRRLSNCSSVAVKNSSSQKNVVNYYDANHECLDFEETQLCLSMNRIRRIYLSGGVIIRHYRNDRSKANCYQDELAYLYTIFKEYLIRGHQDDGLTKSKIEQQRKRLRRNQTSYLAQFHPYKTNKTNNDQWLPTYAVSYEIQMQTNSSNTSQNQIGDADDSETSENIVQISFRPITRQSFLLNTLGAFNKTIFDETIRRCVSIELSTNPQHRLVMRPCQMSITTDHQIIDRRIFLVARHGWLAVFLNGREDAYLLLENEYLVFGSQLKEWPIFYERIVDTNQANHDLTEMFYRRTNIVQDQYSANGMIVTRGVIQNEYKPDSFTMVGLGNAIVNMTYFQQLLTISSNDTTHS; from the coding sequence atgGCCCAAATTTGTCAATTCTTGATTGCAAATATGGATTCGAGCACAAGCAAAACCAGtagaatcaatcaaagaCGGCTTAGTAATTGTAGTTCAGTGGCTGTTAAAAATTCATCCAgtcaaaaaaatgttgtcaACTATTATGATGCGAATCATGAATGTCTTGATTTTGAAGAAACGCAGCTATGTTTGTCAATGAATCGAATTCGACGTATATATTTGTCTGGTGGCGTCATCATTCGTCATTATCGTAATGATCGTAGTAAAGCCAATTGTTATCAGGATGAGTTGGCATATCTTTATACAATATTTAAAGAGTATCTGATTCGAGGTCATCAAGACGATGGTCtcacaaaatcaaaaatcgaacaacaaagaaaacgATTAAGACGTAACCAAACATCATATTTAGCTCAGTTTCATCCATATAAAACTAACAAAACTAACAACGATCAATGGCTACCCACATATGCAGTATCATACGAAATTCAAATGCAAACTAACAGCAGCAATACTAGTCAGAATCAAATAGGCGATGCCGATGATTCTGAAACCAGCGAGAACATTGTACAGATATCATTCCGTCCCATCACTCGACAATCTTTTCTATTGAATACGTTGGGTGCATTCAATAAAACTATATTCGATGAAACAATCCGACGATGTGTGTCTATTGAATTGAGTACAAATCCACAACATCGGCTAGTAATGAGACCATGTCAAATGTCAATCACTACTGACCATCAGATTATCGATCGAAGAATATTCTTGGTTGCTAGACACGGATGGTTGGCCGTATTTCTGAATGGTCGTGAAGATGCCTACCTATTACTCGAGAACGAATACCTAGTATTTGGTAGCCAACTCAAAGAATGGCCCATATTCTACGAACGTATCGTTGATACGAATCAAGCCAATCATGATCTGACCGAAATGTTCTATCGACGTACCAACATTGTTCAGGATCAGTATTCAGCCAACGGTATGATTGTAACACGTGGTGTCATTCAAAACGAATACAAACCTGATTCGTTCACAATGGTCGGTCTAGGAAATGCCATTGTGAACATGACCTATTTCCAGCAATTACTAACCATCTCATCAAATGATACAACTCATTCTTAA